From one Anabas testudineus chromosome 18, fAnaTes1.2, whole genome shotgun sequence genomic stretch:
- the LOC113157712 gene encoding cornifelin-like, protein MATNVVINNQPRQSPTVISVQSNQWSTGICDCFDDLEICCFASWCLPCFACKTASDFGECFCLPLLDMVFLAFQMLLCPTCIPPVSMSMRVAVRHHYKIQGDMCGDCVYTTFCNICSWCQMAREIKRHKQSMTFITTQAVYTGDQQFLVTQPGVVASQPVMATAPQAILTSM, encoded by the exons ATGGCAACGAACGTGGTTATCAACAACCAGCCACGTCAGTCTCCGACTGTGATCTCTGTCCAGTCTAATCAGTGGAGCACTGGCATCTGTGACTGCTTCGATGATTTGGAAATCT GTTGCTTTGCCAGCTGGTGCTTACCTTGCTTTGCCTGCAAAACCGCCTCTGACTTTGGAGAGTGTTTCTGTCTCCCCCTGCTGGACATGGTGTTTTTGGCTTTTCAGATGTTGCTCTGCCCAACATGCATTCCACCTGTGTCCATGTCCATGAGAGTTGCAGTGCGTCACCACTACAAAATCcag GGAGACATGTGTGGTGACTGTGTTTACACCACTTTCTGTAACATTTGCTCCTGGTGCCAGATGGCCAGAGAGAtcaagagacacaaacagtccATGACTTTTATCACTACCCAGGCTGTGTACACGGGTGACCAACAATTTCTGGTGACTCAACCTGGAGTCGTGGCCTCTCAGCCAGTGATGGCAACTGCTCCTCAGGCGATCTTGACCTCCAtgtaa